GTATATTTCATGCATTCTGCAGAACGCACTCATCTGGTGATCACGGAGATCAGGAACCATGGTCATTCGGGGAAGAGTATGCTGAGTTAGCTAAAAAGACCATTGAATTAAGATACAAACTGTTGCCTTATCTGTATACTACCTTCTGGCAGTATTCAAAATTCGGTACACCATTCTTAAGGCCATTGACATTCCTAGATCAGAGCGATACCGAAACGTATTTCCGCCAAGATGAATTTGGAGTAGGAGATAATCTGCTTGTAATTCCTGTTACTCAGGCTGAAGCCGATGGTCGTTGGTTGTATCTGCCTTCAGGAGTATGGTATTACTTCTGGGACGATGAACGCTTCCACGGAAACATGGAAGTATGGGCAGAAGCAGATCTTAACAGAGTACCTATTTTTGTAAGAGCAGGTTCTATTATTCCGATGTATCCAGTGATGCAATATGTCGGAGAGGTTGAACTGAAAGAATTAATCCTTCATGCTTATTACTATACCAAATCTCATACATCTGTTGTATATGAAGATTCAGGTGATGGGTATGGATATGAACAGGGGCAGTATAATGTAAGAACTTTCAATACCAGTGGTTCCGATAATCAGTTTGTAATTGAGCAATCTGCTCAAGGAGAATTTACTCCAACTTACCATAGTTTTGCTGTTAATGTACACGGTCTGTCATTTGAGCCTAGAAAGTGCGAAGTTGATGGGCAGGAGGTAGCGTTTACTATGGAGAATCAGGATAAAAATGAAATTAAGGTAATGGTTCCGATTCACTTCGGTAAATTAGTGATATCATAAAATGAGTGAAATAAATTTATACCTTGAGCACACTAATTTAAAACCAGTTATTACAGATAAAGACATAGATAAGTTGGTAGCAGAGGCCAAAGAGTTTAGACTCTTTGGCATTTGTGTTCCAACTTTTTGGCTTAAAAGGGCAAAGAGAGAAGTAGGTGATGCGGATATCAGTTTGGTTACAGTAATTGGGTTTCCATTAGGATATCAACTCACAGAAACCAGGCTTGAAGAAATTAAGCATGCCATTGCAATGGGAGCAGATGAACTTGATCTGGTGATGAATATTTCTGCTTTTAAATCCGGAATGGAGTGGTTTAAGATTGATATTGCCAAAGCTGCTAAATGTTGTCACGAGCAACAAAAGATTCTGAAAGTGATAATTGAAACAGCATATCTTACTGATGAAGAGATTGTGAAGGCAAGTAAAGCGGCAGCTGATGCCGGTGCTGACTTTATAAAAACATCAACAGGACTTGCCCCTGCTGGTGCTACTCCTGAGCATATTAAGCTTATAAAACAAAATATTCCTTCAACTACTGGAATAAAAGCTTCCGGAGGAATAAAAACACTAACAGATGTTAAAGCAATGATTGATGCGGGAGCTGATCGCATTGGAACTTCTTCTTCTGTTGCTATAATGAAGGATTATCTTTCATCCTGATTTTTTATACTTATCTTTTCAGGATTAAGGAATCATAATTTTGTGTATTGTTATTCATGAGAGCATTTCTGTTTATTATATTTCTATTGATTGTTGTATCTGCTCAAGCACAACAATCCAATTTTTTTAAGAAAATAGATTTTCGTATCGATATTGCTCAGTACCAATACCCCGAAGATTCAAGAGTTTATAAAGATGAAAAGACTTTGTTTTTTAAAGCGGAAAACAAAGATGAGATCATGGAAATTACTCTATATCCTGAAGAGGGGATTAAGATAAAGCGATTACATGTTGCAGGATCTGCAGACTATATGGTACTTGACTCTTTAAAGGAAATTGGAAATAAATATTTCAGGGGAAAGATAAGATTATTGAATCTTCCGGATATCAGATTCCTCAGATTGGTAATGATTGCAGAGACAGATGCAGGCTTGATCACGGATGAAATTAAGATGAGTCCTTTCTTTGAGACCTTTGTGGGGGCTCCTGTCGAGGCGCAGGATCTTTATATAGGTGAAGACAGGACTATCGAGCTTCCTGCAAAAAATATCTTTAATATCAGAATTCCTTCTGATTGGCAGGTCGCGGGGCCTCTAAAGTTCAGATTGCAAAAAGGAGATAATAATACTATTAAATTTTTTGTTCATCCAGAAAGTGTGGGTTATAAAGACCTGGTTTTAAATCTGAAAACAGTATCTCCTTTTCTGAAAGATAATAATGAACTAAGTTTTGATCTGCCGCCTGTAAAATTAAAATTTAATATCAAGCCCAGTCGCATTGGGTATGTAAATCTTGACAGGAGTGAATTCTTCCTTGATCCTGCTTCTCTCCAAACTGAAGAAGTACAGGTTGATTTTCATAGAAATTTTGAACTTGGAAAAACTTACAGGATAGAAAATCAACAGAAGCCAGGAGGTCGCCTTGTGGCAGAATTGTACACCGTTTCTGTGGTGGGAAACAGTAATAAAATTCTTGCTGTATTGAGACCTTATACACTTCATAAAATGTCAGAAGGTTATCTCTTCATTAAAGACGGTGATGAACTTGAGTTTATTACCAATTTTAATGTATTGGAAAAACCTACAGTGGAGAATATATCTGTACTCAGAGAGGGCCAGGACTGGACAAGCAGCACGGTAGTATATCCTGGGGAAAGGGTAGAAGTGAAGATAGAAGGACGAGGACTTTACAAAGCTGATTTTTATTTTGACGGTGTAAAAGATGTCAGCTATGATACGACAAGAACTTCTGATAACGTTAAATTTTATCTTATTAAAATTCCTACTGATATTATTAAAAGGAGAATTTCTCTTTATATGAATGGCATCATTACTAAGTATGACCTTCAGTTAAGAGAGTTTCAGGTTCCTAAAGCTTTAGGATTTGTAGGGGTGAGTTATGATAAAGAAGTAATACCGCTTTCCGGAAATGTATTTAATAAACCAGTATTAACAAGAGCACCGATTAAAGATGTCAATATTGTGTTTTTTGAAAATAATATTGATACGAAAACAAGATTTTATGGTAAGCAGTATCTGAACATAGAGGTAAGGATCTACAATACTAAAAGTGATCTTATTGAATTTCAGAAGATAGATAATGTAGTAGTATGTCCTGGTGAAGCATCTCCAAGATATTTTTTCTATGATGTAAAAGACTGTAAAAAAGGAGAGATTAATATTAATGATTATCTGCTGCATAAAACCTATGACATGGAGGGTTGGTGGAGGCTGGAGATTACTATAAAACATAATGATCAGAAATATAGTGTCCCCGGATATTCACAGAAAATCACTTTTATTAAAGAAATGATAACAGCCCTGGATCTTCAGGTTTCCTTTCCCACAGGACTCTTAGTGAAGAAATTTTCACAATCAGGTTTTGGTAATTTAACAGGTATAAGTATTGCCTTTCTTGCTCAATTCAGTTTTTATGATCAACAAAAGGTAGGTAAGTTAAAGCCATATAAGATAGGTGCGGGATTTATTGCTTTGGATATATTTAACCTAAGCGAAAATAACAAACAAAGAGATCTTGGATTTGTAGTGCTTGGTTCACTGTTTCCGGTTAGAAAAGAATCTAAGTTTAGTTTCCCTTTGTATGCAGGCTGTGGGTATCTCTTAAAGAATAATACATTCTTTGCTGTATTTGGCCCTGGTGTGACATTCAATTTCTAGATTTATTAAGAGAAAAATAGTTTTTAACAAAACACTTTTACCTTGAATTGAGTTATGCAGCGATGCAAAAGAATACCTCATCCCTAACCCTTCTCCTGAAGGAGAAGGGGACAGTCTACGAAATAAAATATATGATTTTAAAACCGATATATAGCTAATAACATATACATTAAAGTCCCTATCCTTCAGGAGAGGGATTTAGGGTGAGGTCTTTGTGGATATGCAACACACAATCTGTTGAAGGGAAGCAAAAGAGTCAAAGAGATTGGATTGTTTGCTAAATTTTAGCAAAGATGACTTTATGACAAATGAGAATTAACCTAATTTATATAAATCATTTGAATCTGTTGCATACTTTTTCAAATCAGAATCAGTAACTTCTTAATTATTGCAAAATGAAATATAAA
The Sporocytophaga myxococcoides DSM 11118 genome window above contains:
- the deoC gene encoding deoxyribose-phosphate aldolase, encoding MSEINLYLEHTNLKPVITDKDIDKLVAEAKEFRLFGICVPTFWLKRAKREVGDADISLVTVIGFPLGYQLTETRLEEIKHAIAMGADELDLVMNISAFKSGMEWFKIDIAKAAKCCHEQQKILKVIIETAYLTDEEIVKASKAAADAGADFIKTSTGLAPAGATPEHIKLIKQNIPSTTGIKASGGIKTLTDVKAMIDAGADRIGTSSSVAIMKDYLSS